CTTGGTTTTTCACTGCTTCGCTGGCAGTATTGATTGATTTCTTAACAGCCTGTACCTGTTCAAATTGTTCTTGTGTACTTACCATCGTTCACCTCTAAAATTCTGTAAAGAGCAGCTGGATTTCAGGAGTGATGGAAATCCAGTCATCACGGTGAATCAAGACTCCCTTAGCTTTTTGAGAACGGAGCATATCTTCTAGGGCTGAGACGCCAAATTGGACACGTCCCTTTCCAAGAGATTGACCTGTTTCTTTATCTGCTACTGTGACAATATCGTGGTAAGAGAAGTTTCCTTCCACTTCTACCACGCCTGATAAAAGGAGACTTTTCCCGTTTTTTGAAAGTGCCTCTGCAGCTCCACCATCTACCCAAATCGTTCCCTGACTTTGAGCATAGAAGGCCAGCCATTGTTTCTGGGTACGAAGTCCCTTCTCTTGCGCAACAAAGAAGGAACCATCCTTGGTCTCCTCCGCTGCCTCAATCAGGGCATCTGATTTCAAGGAGGAGCAAATATAGACTGGCACACCTGATTCCGTCGCAATAGTTGCAGCCTTGATTTTTGTTAGCATGCCACCAGTACCGTTTGACGAACCTGCTCCACCAGCCATATCAATAATCTCACGATTGATAGTCTCGATTTTCTCCAAACGTTTGGCTGTTGGATCTGAGTTGGGATTTCCAGTATAGAGGCCGTCCACATCCGTCAAGAGAACTAAAAGGTCCGCTTGGACCATCGCCGCTACCTGGGCACTCAGGGTGTCATTATCACCCACCTTGAGCTCATCAATAACGACACTGTCATTCTCGTTGATGATGGGGATTGCACCACGATGAAGCAATACAGACAAGGCCTGGTGAGCATTCTTATAGCGACGTTTATCTACAAAATCATCCTGTGTCAGTAAAATTTGCGCAGAAACGATCCGGCGCATGAGGAGGTTGGTTGTATATTCCTCCAACAAAAGTCCCTGACCAACTGCAGCCGAAGCTTGTTTATCTGCAATCTTGGTCGGACGTTTTTTAAAACCCAAAGCTCCAAATCCAGCGGCAACTGCCCCAGATGACACTAAAATCAACTCATGTCCAGCTTCATGTAGCATAGCCAATTGCTGGGTAATTGCCTTTACTTTACTCCTTGATAAACTCCCGTCTTCATTTGTCAAGGAGGAAGTCCCTACCTTAAAGACGATTCGTTTGTACTTCATATTCTCACTCCGATTCTTCATATTTATCCATTATAACATGAATACTTTAAAATGGAAAAGACTTGAAATGAAAAAGGTTGAGACAAGGCATCTCAACTCTTTTATCTATTCTCAGTTTTACGCAATCTTTCCAGCGTTTCTTTAAAAATCTCTGGAATATCTGCTGTGAACTCCAAGGTTTCACCTGTTCTCGGATGAGTAAAGCCTAGAGTCTTAGCATGGAGAAATTGCCCATGTCCCTTCAGTGTCTTACGAGGACCATAGACTTCATCACCAGCGACTGGATGGCCAATATAAGCCATATGAACACGGATTTGGTGAGTACGCCCTGTTTCCAGTTGCAACTCTAGCAAACTATAATCTCCAAAGCGTTCCAAGACTTGAAAACGAGTCACTGCTGGCTTCCCTTTAGCAGTCACTGCCTGTTTCTTACGATCTTTTTCACTACGACCAATCGGAGCTTCAATCACACCACGATCATTGGGTAGATTGCCATGAACAATTGCCCAGTATTTACGGAGAGACTTCTTGTCCTTGAGTTCTTGCGCGAGTGCTAAGTGGGCCTCATCATTCTTAGCAATCATGAGGAGACCAGATGTGTCCTTGTCAATGCGGTGAACGATACCCGGCCGGAGAAAACCATTGATACCTGACAAGTCCTTGATATGGTACATGAGGGCATTGACCAAGGTTCCGCTAGTATGACCAGCACTGGGATGAACCACCATCCCCTGAGGTTTGTTAACAACGGCTACATCCTCATCTTGGTAGATAATCTCGAGCGGCAGATTCTCAGCCACATACTCTAAAACCTCCGGTTCTGGCACATGATAGGTGATGATATCCCCCTCTTGGACAGTGTATTTTGCTTTCTTGGCTTGCCCATTCACCAAGACTTGTCCAGCCTTGATTTGTTCATTCGCGAGACTGCGTGACAATTCTGTCAGATCAGACAGAGCCTTGTCTAGACGTTGCCCACCAGTTTCAATTTTTATTTCCATTTACTTCCTCTTTAAGCATTGCAATCAATAAAACAATGACACCAACTGTCAAATAGCTGTCAGCAACATTGAAAATCGCAAAGTTGATAAAGTCTAGGTGAAACATATCCACCACAAAACCTTGACTCATTCTGTCGATAAAGTTGCCCAGACCTCCCGCGATGATCAAAATCAGTCCAAAAACTAACCAGAGAGAATCCTCCATGTGTTTATGTAAATACCAAATGGCACCTACCATGACGACCAGTGTAATGACAGCAAATAACCACTGCTGATCTTGCAGCATAGAGAAGGCTGCTCCTCTATTTTGCAGATAGGTCAAGCTAACGAGATTGGGTATCCACGAACGAACTTCACCCAGTGGAATCTGCTGGACAACATAGGCTTTAACCCACTGATCCAGCCCAATCAAAAGCAGTACAATGACTGCTACTATTCCTCTTTTTTTCATGATTTCCTCTTCTGATCAAAATATTCTTGCATGACTTCTACGAAAAGAGTACCAGCTTGGCTAAGCTCCACTTCTTCCCGTTTGACATAGACCATGCGGTTATCTAGATTGTCCTTGAGACGAATGACTGTAATCCCATTAACACTGTCACTATCTAAAAATCCAGATCCAGTCGCATAGGCATCTGTCCGCTCCAAAATACCATTCAAAGTGGCACGGTCGGTCACATTGAACATCTGGGAGCTCGCGCTGGTGTCGACAAAGTTCTCTGAATAGTAAAGATACTCATCCTTTTCCTGAGTGAAACGAACCGTTGGCAGATCCGCTAGATCCTCCATGACCAATTCCTCTTTCTGTGCTAAAGGATGCCCTTCACGAAGATAAATGTGAGTCTGGAAAGGAATTAGTTCAATAACTTCTAAACCAAGCTTTTCAACCCGTTGCATGATGCCCTTTTTATTTTGGTTGTTGAGGTAGATAATCCCAATCTCACTGTGTCCTTGGGCCACTTCATCTAAGATTTGAACTGTAGTAGACTCAAAAATACGAAAGTTCTTATAATCAGGATAACGTTCTGAAAAAGCCGTAATCGTTGGTAGCAAGAAGTCATAGTGCTGGCTGGCAATGGAAAATTCATCCTTTTCTTCCTCAGGATTGGCATACTGATTTTGAAAAACATCGAAGCCTTTGACTAACTCTTGTGCTTTCTCGTAAAATTCCATACCACGACGGGTCAAGAAAGTCCCCGAACTCGTCCGACGGAAAATCTTAAACCCCAGCTCTTTTTCCAAATCGCGCACAGAAATAGACAGACTGGGCTGACTGACATACATCTTTTCTGCAGCTTCACGGAAAGTACCACTATTGGCAATGGCCACAACATAGCGTAATTGTTGAATGTTCATCTTTTACCCCCAACTTCTCTATCTGTTCATTATACCATATTTCAGAATTTTTCCAAAAAGGAAAAGATATCCATCACAAACCCAGGGCTAACTACTCTCTATTAAATTAAATATAGATATCAAAACAAAAAAATAGGCTCTCCGAAAACTCGGAAAGCCTTATTCTATGCTACTTCTAGCTTCCTCGCCTTAAAATATCAAGGCTCGGGATAAAAAGGTTCACTGGACCTTTTTATTTTGCGATTGGGTAAACAGAAACTTGTTTCTTATCGCGACCTTTACGTTCAAAGCGTACTACGCCTTCAACTTTAGCGAACAAAGTATCGTCCCCACCACGTCCAACGTTTACACCTGGGTAGATGTGTGTACCACGTTGACGGTAAAGGATTGATCCACCTGTTACAGTTTGTCCGTCAGCTGCTTTAGCTCCAAGACGTTTTGCTTGTGAATCGCGTCCGTTTGATGTAGAACCTCCACCTTTTTTGTGGGCGAAAAGTTGCAAGTTGTTAAGAGTCATTTTTAACATAATGTTTTCCTCCGTGTTAGTTTTCTGTGATAACTCTGGTTTGGACGAACTCAGAAGAGTTCTCCGATAAGTTTGCCATACCTAAGAAAAATGATTCGAAGAATAACTGGGTCATTTCTCTCTGGTGTGAAGGAAGATCCGCTGGTATTTCAACCTTTAGATAACCACCTTCATCTTCGTTTAATTCTAAGATTGGTTCGTAGCCTGCAAATTTCTCAATGGAATTGACAAAGTTAATGGCAAGCGTAGAAACCGATGCACACACGACATCTAAGCCGTATTCGCCACTTTCGGCGTGTCCAGTAATTTCCGCACTCCTCAGCTCGCCATCTTCGGCTCTCTCAAAGACTGCTTGTATCATGTGTTCTCCTTAAAATTAAGCGTTGATCGCGTTGATGACAACTTTTGTATATGGTTGACGGTGACCTTGTTTACGGTGGCTACCTTTTTTAGGTTTGTACTTGTAAGTAACAACTTTCTTTTGTTTTCCTTGTTTTTCAACAGTTCCAACTACAGTAGCTCCAGCAACAAGTGGAGTTCCGACAACAGTGTTTTCACCACCAACAAGAACAACTTCGTTAAAAGTAACTTCTTGACCAGCTTCGACGTTCAATTTTTCAACGTAAACTGCTTGACCAACTTCAACTTTAACTTGTTTTCCGCCAGTTTTGATAATTGCGTATGTGCTCATTATGCACCTCCTATGATTTTTAGGGTTTCCCCGTATTTTTGTGAAGACTCGCCTAGCATCGTGGGACGAACCACTTTATACTCACTATGTGAGCAACGATGTTCGTGCGGTTGCACAGGACTGTGCATAGTCAACTCTTCAAGTATAGCATATCTTCTTTTTTCTTACAAGTAAAATCAATTAAAATTAAGCTATTTCTTTCCTTTTTTTCTCCAAGAAGCAAAAAGCATACTGAAGTAAAAGATACTCATCATAAGAGGAACTCCTAGAATTGTCTTCTCCTGATAATAAATCGTCAAATAAGCTGAAAAAACAACTCCGAAGACAAAACTGCTAAGCAAGCTAACAAAAATCAAGCCCTCTCGTAGGAAAGGCGTATGCTTAGTCCGGAAATAATCTCCAAAAGCCAACATGGTACGTTTAATATTCCCTGTCATAAAAGCATTATTATAGGCAATACCTGACACTTCTCCAAAAGCAGTTGTCACCAGCCCCATACAGAAGGCTAAGGGCGGTACGAGATAGATATTATCAACCGTTTGCGGCACAAAGCCTATAATTAGGGACAGGACTGCAAGAGGAATCAAGGACAAAATCGGCTTTTTAACAATTCGTAGTTTTTCCTTATACAATGTCAGAAAAAAGACGCCCATCATAAAGGACAACAAGGTCATTACTTTAGCACTGGCATCCGATACATTTTGTTGAATGAGTCCTACAGAAAGAAAAACGACATTCCCAGTCTGTCCAGCGACAAGGGTATTCCCTCGCACGATAAAAGTATAAGCATCGACATATCCTGCACAAAAAGTCAAAAAAAGCGCTAGTCTCTTAGACTGACGTGATATTTTCCTTATTGGTAATAATCTCATTTTCTCCCCCCTTCTCATTTCATCTACTTATCTAAATATTGTACCACTTTCTCCAAGAAATTCGTAGCCCATTTGAAAATTTTTACCATCTGTTGGATAGTCCTTCTTTTCTATGTTATAATGAAGGAAGGATTTGAAGTCGGAAAAGGAGTATTTATGCTTAAATTAGGTGTTATCGGAACAGGGGCTATCAGCCATCATTTCATAGAAGCAGCCCATGTAAGTGGCCAATACCAGCTGGTCGCTGTCTACTCTAGAAAAATAGAAACAGCAGCAACCTTTGCTTCTCGCTATGAAAATATCCAACTCTTTGATCAATTAGAAGACTTCTTTAAGTCTTCCTTTGATGTGGTCTATATCGCCAGTCCAAACTCCTTGCATTTTGTTCAAGCCAAGGCTGCCTTGTCTTTTGGCAAGCATGTCATTCTTGAAAAGCCAGCTGTCACTCAGCCACAAGAGTGGCTGGATTTGAGACAGACAGCTGAGAAGAATCACAGTTT
This Streptococcus oralis DNA region includes the following protein-coding sequences:
- a CDS encoding RluA family pseudouridine synthase, which encodes MEIKIETGGQRLDKALSDLTELSRSLANEQIKAGQVLVNGQAKKAKYTVQEGDIITYHVPEPEVLEYVAENLPLEIIYQDEDVAVVNKPQGMVVHPSAGHTSGTLVNALMYHIKDLSGINGFLRPGIVHRIDKDTSGLLMIAKNDEAHLALAQELKDKKSLRKYWAIVHGNLPNDRGVIEAPIGRSEKDRKKQAVTAKGKPAVTRFQVLERFGDYSLLELQLETGRTHQIRVHMAYIGHPVAGDEVYGPRKTLKGHGQFLHAKTLGFTHPRTGETLEFTADIPEIFKETLERLRKTENR
- a CDS encoding YoaK family protein — protein: MRLLPIRKISRQSKRLALFLTFCAGYVDAYTFIVRGNTLVAGQTGNVVFLSVGLIQQNVSDASAKVMTLLSFMMGVFFLTLYKEKLRIVKKPILSLIPLAVLSLIIGFVPQTVDNIYLVPPLAFCMGLVTTAFGEVSGIAYNNAFMTGNIKRTMLAFGDYFRTKHTPFLREGLIFVSLLSSFVFGVVFSAYLTIYYQEKTILGVPLMMSIFYFSMLFASWRKKGKK
- the proB gene encoding glutamate 5-kinase, yielding MKYKRIVFKVGTSSLTNEDGSLSRSKVKAITQQLAMLHEAGHELILVSSGAVAAGFGALGFKKRPTKIADKQASAAVGQGLLLEEYTTNLLMRRIVSAQILLTQDDFVDKRRYKNAHQALSVLLHRGAIPIINENDSVVIDELKVGDNDTLSAQVAAMVQADLLVLLTDVDGLYTGNPNSDPTAKRLEKIETINREIIDMAGGAGSSNGTGGMLTKIKAATIATESGVPVYICSSLKSDALIEAAEETKDGSFFVAQEKGLRTQKQWLAFYAQSQGTIWVDGGAAEALSKNGKSLLLSGVVEVEGNFSYHDIVTVADKETGQSLGKGRVQFGVSALEDMLRSQKAKGVLIHRDDWISITPEIQLLFTEF
- the rplU gene encoding 50S ribosomal protein L21, whose product is MSTYAIIKTGGKQVKVEVGQAVYVEKLNVEAGQEVTFNEVVLVGGENTVVGTPLVAGATVVGTVEKQGKQKKVVTYKYKPKKGSHRKQGHRQPYTKVVINAINA
- a CDS encoding LysR family transcriptional regulator; this translates as MNIQQLRYVVAIANSGTFREAAEKMYVSQPSLSISVRDLEKELGFKIFRRTSSGTFLTRRGMEFYEKAQELVKGFDVFQNQYANPEEEKDEFSIASQHYDFLLPTITAFSERYPDYKNFRIFESTTVQILDEVAQGHSEIGIIYLNNQNKKGIMQRVEKLGLEVIELIPFQTHIYLREGHPLAQKEELVMEDLADLPTVRFTQEKDEYLYYSENFVDTSASSQMFNVTDRATLNGILERTDAYATGSGFLDSDSVNGITVIRLKDNLDNRMVYVKREEVELSQAGTLFVEVMQEYFDQKRKS
- a CDS encoding ribosomal-processing cysteine protease Prp, with protein sequence MIQAVFERAEDGELRSAEITGHAESGEYGLDVVCASVSTLAINFVNSIEKFAGYEPILELNEDEGGYLKVEIPADLPSHQREMTQLFFESFFLGMANLSENSSEFVQTRVITEN
- the lspA gene encoding signal peptidase II, with protein sequence MKKRGIVAVIVLLLIGLDQWVKAYVVQQIPLGEVRSWIPNLVSLTYLQNRGAAFSMLQDQQWLFAVITLVVMVGAIWYLHKHMEDSLWLVFGLILIIAGGLGNFIDRMSQGFVVDMFHLDFINFAIFNVADSYLTVGVIVLLIAMLKEEVNGNKN
- the rpmA gene encoding 50S ribosomal protein L27; the protein is MLKMTLNNLQLFAHKKGGGSTSNGRDSQAKRLGAKAADGQTVTGGSILYRQRGTHIYPGVNVGRGGDDTLFAKVEGVVRFERKGRDKKQVSVYPIAK